TTCTAACCCCAAGGGGCCACGAGAAACTGAACTCAATTCTGCTCCACATAAATTAGATCTCTTTATAAACTTATTGAAACTGACCTACACAACAGACCCAGTTTATCATGTGGCCTGTTGGGAAAATTAGTTGAATCTAATCAGCTTCATTAGCttaaatttaaatgtgtgcTACCTGTGATGTAAcctaacactgaccatgaacacaacagctgctctgcaccagtccaacatatTACATTACTGTGAACACAGTTAGCATAGTTAGCTTTAAAATTTCCAGTCTTTCAAATGTTACTGAGCAGTCTTACCTCCTTAcctttcttccttcctctccagtcctgtctctcttACAACTGTCTCCATCTCAGTGAAGCTAACACTTTTCTCTGCCTGGGAACGAACAGCCACAGGtgtacctttagctagcagacacaatctgcacagaaacagtttgtgggTTTGCTGATATTTCTTAAGCTGTTAGAAACAACTGCATTTGAAATGACCTAAAACTTAACTACTACTTCTGTAGCGCTAACTAGACGGAGAAGTACAGAACTGGACATCTGCACTAAAAGCACTGCTCTCGATCTTTCTGGCTGACTTTGACCCCTGAGTAATGATGCCtaaattgtatatatttttgcttatttCACGTGTGCTTAGTCACACACATGAAGTGAGCAAGTGACAGATATACCAGTTGTTTCATTTGTGTTCAAATTGGTTTGATTTCGGGAAATAAGTGTTAAAACCTAAGTGTAGAAACatttgtctctggagcttgaaaaaagtaGAAACATTTGTGTATGGTCTGTGTACTTTTTGGTCATTCGTTTTACCGTTTTAAAAATGGATACTGAAAAACGGAtcgtttttcattttaatttcatactCCAAATCCATACAATGAAAAActaattatatttctttttcccATTTGAAATCGAATAAACTCGCAAAGAATAGGAAACAGAAAAACGacctatttatttttctcaaaccGGAAATACGTGTTTTGTGGCATCAGAGAAACTTTCCCATCGATCGTTGTGAAGTTACGGCAAGATCGAGCAGTGCGTTGTTTTTGTCTCTTAGACTTTTGAcacctccacctgcagatgtGCGTCAGAGAGTCCACTTAAGCCACAGGTGTCAAACTCGCAGCCCacgggccgcttccggccccgccccctacttccggtccgcgaattgataacatacaatttggctctttaagttacttttttgacatttcgccttccccgcCAATTAAgggggttaagcgaaatgtcaaaaaagtaacttaaagagCCAAATTGTatattatttttgacatcaattcgcggaccggaagtagggggcggggccggaagttTCCTCAGGGAGAAcccctttttttctccacagcaaTGCGAAATAACCGCAGGGATTGGAGACAGTCCCCTTCCTGCATCTCTACAGTTACCTCAGAATGTGGTTCTAGCCTAACGAACAGCTCTGAAAACCTGACAAGAGCGTCAAATTAGTGAGCGCGTTGTATTTACGCGCCTTGAGTTGCCTCGAGTACGGTGTTAAACTTCCggtttgagaaaaataaaaagacggTCCGTTTTTCTGTTTCCTATTCTTTGCGAATTTATGTTTTGATCTCACAGGGAAAACAGAAATATAATTAGTTTTACACTGTATGGATTAGGagtatgaaatgaaaatatatataatatccgTTTTGAAAACAAATGACCAAAAATTAGACGGACACCATGTCCTTCGAGCTTTGACATTTTGTGAGGCTCTTCTTGGTTTGCAGTGAGTGgttatttgtgttactgttgcATTCTGATCAgctggaagcagtctggccattttccTCCGACCTTTGCCATCAACACTCAGagacctgctgctcactgggtattttctcttttcaggcCACTCAGTAAATCTGAGATCAACACAGCCTCATTTAAAGTCATTTAATTCACccttcttccccattctggtgCTCAGTTTGAAAATTTAGAAAGCTACAATCACTTGTAGCTGAACAGATGACAGGAAAACAGTGAGTAAAACCCCCCAAATACAGTAAGTTTGTTCTTTTAAGGTAGCgtaaaataaagaggaaaaataaaaagcagtcaGTGCCACTTCAGACCAAAAGTGTAACCATTTAATGTTAGAATCATCAGTTCAACACATAACAGCTAATAcagatagaaaaaacaaaacaaagatccACGGTCAGATTGTGTAGAGAAAAATACAAGATTTGATAGCTTGAGAAAACTGCCATCTGATCAGGATTCAGGAGGAAAATAGAAGGCAAagacttacaatataaaatgtacAGCCGTGTGATTATAGTACATATAACATTGCAcatataccaaaaaaaaaaagagaacccaCACATGGAAAATAAGTGTACACAATATACAACAAGGCACTGTGGAGGAAACCTGCACACACATCTTTGGATGGATCTGCCGCCCGCGGAGCTCCAGTGAAATGTTTTTAGGAATGTTACACTGCAAACAGTCCAGCTGAACAAGTCATTCAGACTACAATCTGACAGATTACACTTAAATCCAATCACGACTTCTTATCATTTCTACACTGTTGGAGGTCCAGTTGTTTTAGAGGATATTATGTAACAGCTTCTGTGCATTTGTAAGTGCTTTGTGTAGAGgcaccttttaattttttttattttttatttttttttacaacgtTTCCCTTTTTGGCCCAAAaccctaataataaaaaatggatTTACATTTCAAGAACCACGTCACTGTTAAACCTGTCTGGCCCATGTGGTTTTAAGGGGGACGCTTCTGTTGTAGTTCCCGTGTATTGCCAGCAGAGGTCGACAAGAATCAGAAAGAGATGTAAAGGATTGTCTGAAATTATGGCAGATTAGCCAACATTTTATACAACTATATCTCTCTCTATCTAGACAGAGCTATAGATATATATCTAAAGGTTCTATTAGTCGATGCTGCCGGCTGTCATCTCACATCAGTAtctttaatataataatttcttttcattcatttaaagtTTCTAACTACTGACCGATtcgaagaagaaaaaaaattggatttcaTTCTTGAGTCCAGCTTGAATGACTTGAATTGCTGGACAGAGTTTGCAGTGCACAAATACATTGGCAGTTAAAAGGAAACGTGGGAGCACCGTTCAGATTCTGGTTACACAGGAACGAGAGTGGCACGATAAAGACAAAATCTGATCTGATTTCATCCTGCTTTAGTTTGAACAGGCACTTCGTATCATCAGCAAAAGAATGAGTCACAAACTTAAAGGTACAGCTGCATCTTATTTACAGTGAACAGGAAAAGGTCAAGTCCCAGAGTTTCTCAAAGCAGAGGAAAAGGCTTGTAGGCTGCAGTTTTTTCCTCCATCATCTTtgcctttaatatttttatacattcggACAGCCTGTAGACACTCTTCTTTTTGTCTCTAATAACACACTCCCTCTCACATTTACACGCACACCCACAGTCACACTTACCGACCTCAGTGAGAAATCGACTCCTTCTGTAAGCAGAGTCCCCGTAGggccacagagacagaaaatgaactGTTTCCTTCCAAAACGAGACACATCCACCTTTTAGACGTTGCATCTGACTTGATGAGAACTAATGAGAAAACGTGATTGTTTTAAAGTGAAGATTGTACACAGCATCCAGCTTCAAAAAGAGAGGAAGCTGGCTAAACAAAGGTGGGATGTGACACAACAATTAAGTCCTTCAAgcttattataatttttttttttttttttttgggggggggggggggggggtagagaaGAGAAAGTTTGCTAAAGAAAGCTTCACAGCAGTGTCCCTACACATTCCCTACATATTTGGTGAAACTAACTTTAGGAGGATTTAACTGAGCGGATCCACACTGATGCTAAAGTTTGGTCCTTCCACCTGGAAGtgattgtgtttctttttttttttaatgtctgatgtgtcggggggtgggggggtgggtggatGTTTAGGGTTTTGAAAAGAAACCAGTTCAAAATAAGTTGAGCTACTTTCCATTAAGAGCAttctgtgtttcttcttcttctctccagcATTCAGAGTCAGTCTGTCGGGACACGCTCGAGAGTGCAGAGGATGGACGGCCGGCACGGCCACGCTTGGCCCTCCAGCTGCACTCTGGCACGTAGCTACGGGGTCAAGGGTTAAAGGGCGGAGTTCACCAGGCGCTACAGTGGCTGCCATGGCTGCTGACGGACTGACAGTTGCTGTAGCGCTTTTTGACGATCATGCTGATGTAGGCCTTCATCAGCTTGGCGATGTCCAtcacctgcagaggaggaggaggattaaaTGTTGGTGTTTCATTTGACGAGACCAAGAGTTATGACTGAGCGAGGGTCTACTGACCATTTGGGTTTCAAAGACCAGCTCTCGGCCCTCCACAGTGATTTTGTAGGTGTTGGGCAGCGGAGCTCCAAAGGAGAGTATCTGCTCATATGGGAACACCTCCAGAGGCCACGGCTCCCCTCGTTTGTACACCGATATGGCCTCCCGGCTCACACCCAGCCACAGCTCAGAGGGGAACATGCCGTCACGACACTGAAAACAAGGCGCAGGGAACTTTGTTAACATAAGAAAACAAGCAGGGATTAAGATGTTTGTGATGAGGCCTTCTAAAATCACCAGGGAACATGAAGAATATACTTTTGCATGATGCAAAGTGAGTCACCCAATGTGCTACTTATCCTATAGGTTCAACAAGCATCAAATGAATAAGAACTGGCAACAGATGACTTCAAGTTGACCAACCAATTCCATGTTTCCCACCTTCTGCTACATCACTGCCTTCATCCATAGACAAGCCTGGGAACACGGCCATCCTTTTTCATGGATAACAGCTGGAATTCCACTTCAAACCACtcatttaaacagaaaagtgatTTCCGCCCTCACCTCGACATTAAACAAAGTAGATCCGTATCCCTGCCACTCCTTCACCAGTGCCATGTATTTGACCATAGCTTGCTCCTGGTTCATCCCCTGCAGCTTCTTCCATTTGTCCATCACGCTGGTTCTCACCGCTGCTGCCTCCTCCCTCATCCAGGCCTCCAGGCTGTTCTCCTCTTCCAGCTTCTGCCGACTCAACGAGCCGCTCCTGAAGCTCCGCCTCAGTGTTCCCTCCAGGAAACTCGAGCGTTTCCTCTCCACCGTGCCCGAGCGGTCAGCCACCGATCCGGTGCCCGGAGCGAATGTCTTAGCCGAGTTCTGCACCCGGGCACGCAGTCGAGACATGGGGAACACCTGGGACATTTCAGGGATGGTGGACTGGGAGTTCTGGTCACCCAGTAAGTACTGAAGtctcagagcagccaggaactgAAGAGTCTCCTCAGGAGCTGGATACTGACCACGGATGACAGCTTCATGGGCCTAAAGAGTGCACACCGAGAAACGTAGAGTTAACATATTAAAATctaagctgcttttttttttttttgtgaaatttcctctAAAAACCTTCCCAAATTCAGTCAGCATCAGCTACAAAAGACTCCCAGTCACATCCCCAGGCAATGAGCCACAAGTCTGACCTGTTCAAACATGAAGGCAAACTCCACGCTGTCTTTGGGGACGCTGTCCGTGTCCAAGAAGCAGTAGAGTTTGAAGTAAAACTTCCAGCCGGTGCTGCATTCATCTGCGCTCGCTGAAAGCCTGCAGACCGCAACGCAAGTGTGTTAGCATTGgctggaagacaaaaacattTGCTTCACACTCGAACACAGACATGGTGGGGCTTACTTTTCAAACTTGGCGAGCACGTCAGCCACCACGGTGCGGCTCTCGATGGCTTTCTCTGTGGTGTCGTTGTGTTCAAACAGGGCAAACATGTTCCTGCTGTCCTCCATGGCCAGACCGCGGATCAGTTTCTCCACCACCTGACACACAGAACGAGAGACAAGAGAAACACATGCAAATGGCTGTAAAACCACTGATGAGAAAAAACCTACAATGTAAAGCACCtagaggcaactgttgttgtgatttggttgCCCAACATTTAAACTCTACTTGCATTTACTGTTGAGTTGTTTAATATGTCGGTACAACCACATCATCTTTTAAACTGTCCTTAAATCCTAATGTAAGTAACCAACAATAAAAGCTGTTCTGAATGATGAGTAAAAAGTACACTATTCATTTAGTACCTCGAGTTAAATCCCATCCTTCTGAAAAAGCAGTAGCGATCACAATGTTTTGGCTCAAAACCTGTTTTCCAGGAACCCACCTCTCCTGCAGTGGTGTGTGAGTTGATTGTGATCTTGCAGGAGCCTCCTCCGTGGCAGTGGACGGTGGTGCTCATGTCCTGTCGGGCCACGATGCAGCGGATCTCCTCCTGAGATGGCACGTTCTCCCTGGCTCGAGTCTTCCTCAGCGAGTCGAGGGTGAAGGCAGCGTAACGATCCATCTCGGAGCAGGGGAAGAGCTCACGAGTCCTGCGGAGAGAGCGATTTTGGAAGTGGTCAATGTGAGAGAGTAACAATAATTCATCTATAAACACGCCTGGTAGCCTGGTGCCCACCTCTTCAGGTGGAACTTGAGATATCTGAGGATGCTTCTTGTCGGGACGAAGGTGCAGGACATGCAGGCGAGGATCTTCCAGTTGCACAGGTTCCCGGGACTGCCGGGCTGCGGCGGCCGTGTGGTCTGCTTGACGAGCTGGCAGTAGAGCTCATCTCGCAGCGGTTTGAGCTCCTGGCCCGTCTGCAGGATGCCCTGGATGATGGGCACAGGGTCAGCCACACCCTCCAGGTGCTGCAGAGAGCTGAACACCTTGAGGGCCTCATCCTGCAAGGTTGTGTAGCTTCTGCTTCTTGGAGCTGAGCAGGGAAGAAGTTGTGATCATGTTGATATTTATGGCACATTAATATCttgagtaaaataaaagtaagacacattaaaggtttaaaaatggTGTTTCTGTATCAGTGGGACTCACTGGTGAGATGGATGTCCCCGTAGGGCAGCGGCAGCAGCGGTGAATGCAGAGGATGGTGACTGAAGCGCAGGATGGGGTTCCTCTTGTAGATCTGCTCCACGACCTCAGAGTTCAGACAGTTCTCCTGCAGGGAACAGGAGAACTTGACTTTAGCACAGTTCTGATTATCTGAGGCTGATTAAAAACACCACAGATGTCTTTTTGTGCTACATGAACGGCACTTTTACAGTTTCCTACCCTGATgtcctggatgagctgctggGTGGGCGTGTCGATGGGAGCTTTGGTATCAATAACGTTCTGGATGGAGTTGGCCCAGCGCGTGGCTTCAGTCAGCAGCTTGCAGTAGAGTCGGTATGAGTGTTTACGGCCGTACACGATCACGTTCCAGTATCCTGACACGACAAGAGGAGCGGACAGAAGTTGAAGCTACCGGGGAACGAGTCAGCTGGCAGTTCTCgccattttcttttcttaccGGTCTCTTTGAAGACCTTCTCGTCCGGCTGAACCACTGAGCAGAGGCTGTTCAGCACCAGCGTCCCCAGCTTCAGGGCGTTACGCTCTGAGCTCTTATAGTAGTCCAGGGAATTGTGGGTAAGCAGGAACCAGCGCTTCTTCAGCTTCAGTGAGACTTTGGTGCTGTTCTTCATCTCTTTGTGCAGCCAGCCtggtggagaagaaaaaaaaatcatatttaaatttattagCTAACATTTTGTgttcttcagtttcctgtttgaaCTTTTCAGAttcataaaaatacagaaaaggtCAAATCCTCTCGGTGTGAAATCCTTTATTGcagtttaaagtgttttttttgtaggtTAATGTGATGAAACTTGGAAATGCCACAGAACaccatttttatcttttattttaatattttctgttgattttatttgtttttttcctgtggatCTTTACAcaccaacaacaaaaagacTAATCAAGAGAAGTTTGAATGATtcagaatgaaaaataaactcttttctctcttctgccCGTCTTTAAgcaaactttcttctgattgggtgTTCCTCGCTAACAGTTGATGGATCGAGCTTCTGTGCTCAGGGCTGTGCACCTGAGAGATATTAGGGTATCTGACATTATACAGATGCTTGGTTATCAGAGTTGGTATAActggaaaatgtttttgataCCCTTTTCAACAAACCGTTTTGCTCCTGTATTTGTGGACAAATGACTTTTAGATCAATAATACTAAAAAGGAAAAACGTCCACAATAAGGAAATAAGTCGTCACCTCGGATGATGAACTCCTGCCCGTCGACTCGGGTGTCTCCTTTGGAGCGCTGCAGCAGAGTGATCCAGTGGTGCATCTCCTCAGGCGTGTCAGCGTTGCAGTGCAGCACGCGGTCCGCCGTGATCATGACGAAGGAGTTTGGCCTGCCGCCGTTCAGAAAAGACAATAAGAAGCCAGAATGGAGGTGGAGATAATCAAACACCATAATAGCGCTCAGTCATCTGGGAGGAATTTGTGGATTAAAAGAGATTAACTAGATGAATTAAAGCTACCACTGAAATACAATAAAGCAGGAATTATCTATGAGCCAAATTAAACTTGTGACTTCTGCAACTCTGCAGATCAACTTTGTTGCAAATTTTatgcaaaatgccaaaaaaaaaaaaaaaaaagcaaacagatgaaaacaatgttagattcaactcattgtgcacactcatccagagacgagcatctgcagtcatgcagccagagaccggcgctactgtTAGTAGTAGCGCAACCTTCTGGCTGCGaggcgagcacctacccactgcgccactgccactatGCCACTATATACTATGTTGGACGTTTTGGCAGAATACAGGACCAGAATGTATTAATGTACAAACTTCTCCATGTGAAGAAATGCAGCAGCCTGAGTATTGAAACAGGCTTCACTCGTTTtctctatctatccatctatctatctatataaaaatatatggtTTGCTGCAGGTCCTCACCTCTCTGGATTATCTGACGCACACACTGAATCGATCATGCCCACATCCAGGGTTCCCTgaggagacacacagagagacagagggaggttCACAAACAGGTTTCAGGGTGCGGATAATGAGCTTGACCTTCGTCTGCACCGTGGAAACCAATTATCTCACACACATGGGGATAAGAGCAGCAGCGCACTCACTCACAGGTACAACAGTGAAAAAGCACGTGGCAGTCTCAGCACATCTGTGTCCTGTCACTTCAAAACAAAGCGctacaataaaattttaaaatacaaaagggGGTAAAGCATGACTGCTGATTATATATTAAGGTTCACAGAATTGGATAGCCACCtccagtgtttcccacacataGATGTTACACAGGGAGACCATACAGGTGTAtgtattttagcatttttttcatgatttttaatttttcatctgtggaaaaaaaaaaatcccttgcTCGtgttttgaaagttcagttacTGCTAACCAGCAAGCTACTTCCTGCCTGCTATTTGTCCACGAGCAGACCAATCACCGACCGGGTGTCTGCTGTGGATCCTCGATATCAGAGTCGGACGGACTTCTGTTGGTCTGTTTCTCTCCAGAACTGAGAGAGGCAGCTGATTATTGCTCTGTTATTGATTGTCATAAAGTATATATCTATAACTATTTGCTAATTTTTGAATTGATTAATTTGGGTACTCTCTGCCCTTCTTATCCAGTTCTGTGGGAAACACAGTAACAGGTTTTCTGCATTTATTAGCTGTTAACCGTGTCATTACTGCAGCTTCCATGTACTGTAGTGATTTCCAGCTGGAATTTAAAGGAGGCACAAATGTACGTGGAAATGgagaaaatgtaataataagctgttcaaactaaattaaacagcagctgcactTTGAGGAGAATATTAAtgtttctctaaacacaaagcatATATAAAATGCCCCAAATGTTGTTATCACTCCATCTCCCAGAGTGCTTTGTTTCCTCACAGTACTCACCACAGCATTCTGGGGATTGGCCTGCTCATCATGCATCTCTCTGATCTCCTGCTCTGTGGAGATGTGGACCTGACTCAGCACGctgaaccactgactgtaaCCGAAgagatgacatcatcatcatcatcatcatggaaTAAACAACACCAACTCTGCTTTTACACTGGACATGTAACCCTACAGGAAGCACCACCACCTCTCTtcaaaaattcattttaaacagGATTTTTTAGCCACGCCTTTATTATACATGCAGGTAAGTAATTACCAGTGAATGACGCACCTTTTAATATAAACTGTACATctacatgtttttatatatgtgtaaaataaagtgaaaaataatgtaattctGTGCTCAGGCTGATTATGTCTCAGAGATATGGAGCTGATGTTGGCTCACACAGTTcctgttgtctctctctctctcacacacacacacacacacacacagtcatgtttCCATCATTTCAGAGAAAATTACATTACCAGCATTCATGTCCTGTGACCTCAAACTAAGATTAGTGCTTTTGTCCTCTAAAGGAGGTCAGATCTCTACAATGTGACGGCACAAACAGATTTATGTCCCAGATTCAGACAGAGTGCTTGCTGCCCTTTTGAGCCACAGTGGAAGTGGACTGAGAGGAAATCAATGAGTTGCCAGAGGTAACCGTCACGCTGACCCTATAGCAACAATTCCTCCTGCTTAGTTTTTGACTGAGTGAGTCGGTTCATGCCAAAGCAGGCGGTATCAGGACCAGGAGAGAAAGACCAAGTGGGAGAATAGGGAGTGCGGGATTAGCAGTGTAATAATAATGTGACAAATAATCACTACTATGATAACATGAAAAGGATTACAGAGATGGAGGACATTTAAGTCCTGCTCACCAAAGGTGGAAAACAGTTCACGGCTCTGCATTTACTCTGTAATGTGTGAAGATGCCTTTGATTCTACGAGCAGGTACTAAAGCATTATGAGACACATACGCAGTGGGGGGTGCACTACCATCAGCACGAAGAAGTTTTCATGAACTCCACAAACCGAAAACCTTCCACtataaacaacaccaaacaaaaaCCACTTGGATTCTGATACTTATGAATATGTGTCAACATGCAGCTTAACATGAATACTTCAGGAAGCTGAGCTGGGAGGAATGTCAGGTTTGCAAGTGTCTTAGtaaaggcctcagtcacacagtccTAGTGACCCCCCCTCTGGGAGAAactgaaattggttgcaaagagggtgctgcaccaaaaacctcgtGATTGCTTTGGCTGAAAGCACACTGAAGCACTCCAAGTTAACTGTGTCATTTAAGCTCACTGACTATTGAAGCCCTTTAATCCTAGTCTTTACTTGTGTTTATTCAATCACTGTGGCTGCATCGCTGCATCTCTTTACCCTCAGGGTCGCAGTTTAGGATACTGTGTAAAAGTACGCACAATAcatcaaagacaaacacagctcACCTGGCATCCTCAGCAGACTCGGCGATCAGATGGTAGGTCCTCTCTGGCATCACTATGTCGATGCCGTTCTCCTTCCCGGTGTTATCGATGATTTCTCTGCAAGTCAAAGAAAAAAGGATAAACAATGACTGAATTTCTCTGAATATACAAAGATCCATCCAGAAATGTCTCACCATGGATCTGTCAGAGGTTTGTGTTCCTATTTCTCTTCAATAATACAATCATTTTTAAATTCCCCACCAGGACATGATCAAATAAtacttttttgcatattttgcatGCAGTTGATTAACTCACAGCTTTCTTATTATAACTGTGAATGAGCATACAGAAACCCTCACAGGGATGTTCCCTTCCTCTTACTTGGCATTGTGCATGTCCAGCACCCCCTTCATCTTCTCCTCGCTGTCATTCTCGAAGTACATGAGCTTGCTCTGGCGTAGCACGAACCAGCGCCGCTTCCAGTTGCGGCGGGACAGCGTCGACGAGCCCCCGCCCTTCTTGTGCAGCCAGCCCTGCTTCAGAGCCTCCTGCTTGGCTCTGAACCACAGGAAAGTCTCGTCCTTCAAAACACACCAACGCCGCTTCCACGTGTTCATCAGACCACCTGGAGAGGAAAAATATGAGATTTCAAATGCTCTGTCACACATTGAATCACCTGGAGGGCCGAATTTGATGTGAGGGTGGAAAGTAAAGGAAGAGGAATCCAAAAAATTCCAACTAGTCTCACGGCAGAAAAATGTTTCACACTTGGGgtgattttcacttttttctgagAGGTAACAGAGAAAGTACTATACCTATTCATCAAAACAAGTCCTAGAGCTGCACAGATGATTCCCTTCACTGACACCTGTTCAGATTTATTAAAGGAAGAGTAAATTCCACGAGGAGAGTTACCTTTGATGTAGAGGAAGCTGTGGAAGTACGGGAGCGTGACGCAGCTGTAGACCGAGTCCCGACGATAAGACAGCTCATCATCTGTGTCGAACCTGTCGAAGTCGTCCTCGCTGTCCTCAAACTGGagtaaaagcaacaaaaatgagaaatttGACGAGACCTAAAAGGgttattttgcatgtttttgaaTAAAATGCTTCATTATAACTGTGAAAAGTTTCTTTCTGTCACTGGATTCCTGTGAGGATAAAGTTAAACCTGCTCAGTCCAGCAAGAGATCGTTTATGGCCACCCATCCACATCATTTGTGGATCGATCTGTAAATGTCATCATCAAGTACCCAGAATGCTCTGGTACTACTACTGCATTAGCAGTATTAGTACCAGAATATTTGGTTACTTCAAACATTAAACTACGTTGGAGTTTTCTCGTGCTGTTGGTCAGTAATTAGCAGCTAAGTTTTAGTAGATGAAGGTTAACAACTTttaaacaaatctttttttaaaggggGGGGCGGGTTGACTAATGGGAAAATAATATATCCAAGAGCAGTAACTGACCCATTTAACTCCAACTTATACAAAACACTGAGATTCAGCTTACCGATGACTGAGCCCCCTCGGAGCTGAAGCGGTAAGCCCCTGAGCTGTTGTAGGTGCCGACAGATCCGCGGTAATCCGGAGACCACTGCCCACTGCGAGGGTTGGAGAAAGCCATGCTACCACTAGACACGATGGCACCCTCATCATAGTCGTCCTGGTCATAGTCCGAATCCTCATCAGGAGGTATCAGCTCCACCAGCTCATCGGACTGAGCCTCAGATGAAGCCTGAGGATGGCAGTAAGCTGAGTCCCCGCTGGATGAGGCGCTGTGGCAGGCTGAAGGCATCATTGGCAAAGAGTGATGAAGCACGGTGGTCGGAGGCAGCGATGGTATCACAGCATCGTTGGCGTACGGGTCTTCTTCAGAAGAGTCATCGCTCG
This portion of the Archocentrus centrarchus isolate MPI-CPG fArcCen1 chromosome 17, fArcCen1, whole genome shotgun sequence genome encodes:
- the myo10 gene encoding unconventional myosin-X, which encodes MDNFFTEGDRVWLREDEQFLPSTVSSCSGGVVVFATDYGQVYTYKQNTLTRQKVQPMHHSSIRGVEDMASLEDLHDGAIMHNLYLRYKQRHIYTYIGSILAAVNPYQPLPGLYDRPAVDTYSQHHLGEISPHIFAVANECYRSLWKRLQNQCVLISGESGAGKTESTKLILKFLSAMSQHSLEVSSRDKTSHVEEALLESSPIMEAFGNAKTVYNNNSSRFGKFVQLHFSQKGNIQGGKIVDYLLEKNRVVRQNPGERNYHIFYAILAGTNNQHREAFGLTHPDSYHYLRQSDCHADKTINDKGTFQDVQNAMRTMQFSEQNITEILRLLAGILHAGNIEFVTAGGAQISSKSALSWTSELLGLNSDQLAEVLTHRSMILRGEEISTPLTVEQAVDSRDSMAMALYSQCFNWIIRRLNGRIKGKEDFKSISILDIFGFENFEVNRFEQFNINYANEKLQEYFNKHIFSLEQLEYNKEGLVWVDINWMDNGECLDLIEKKLGLLALMNEESHFPKATDDTLLEKLHSQHSKNPFYVKPRVAVHYFGVRHYAGEVVYDVRGMLEKNRDTFRDDILNMLRESRLDFVYDLFEHVLSRNKQDTLKSSIKHRRPTVSSQFKDSLHSLMATLSTSNPYFIRCIKPNTHKMPDQFDQTLVLNQLRYSGMLETVKIRRTGFPVRRTVQDFCSRYKVLMRGSSMPDDPRGCCTQLLHLYDSSRAEWQLGKTKVFLRESLEHRLEKQREVEVLKAAMIIQAHVMGFMARKQYKKLLQCVVVIQRNYRAFYWRRKFLLLRWAALTFQKHLRGQLARRTYTRMLEERRKREEEERRKWMEEMERERQRLEAERLSREAEEARRAEELRRAEELASLLLSQAQNAAAAAASPDAFEELESAESSVEASEEEEAIRPHEASQVEEILRLEREIQALQRQKERQELSLTEASLNRLQRLRDQELRRLEDEACKAAQQFLDSLNFDEIDECVRNIESSLGVGEEDEKKEDGQRRGGEEEEVDEGFGADDDAFKDSPNPSEHGHSDGQRTSGIRTSDDSSEEDPYANDAVIPSLPPTTVLHHSLPMMPSACHSASSSGDSAYCHPQASSEAQSDELVELIPPDEDSDYDQDDYDEGAIVSSGSMAFSNPRSGQWSPDYRGSVGTYNSSGAYRFSSEGAQSSFEDSEDDFDRFDTDDELSYRRDSVYSCVTLPYFHSFLYIKGGLMNTWKRRWCVLKDETFLWFRAKQEALKQGWLHKKGGGSSTLSRRNWKRRWFVLRQSKLMYFENDSEEKMKGVLDMHNAKEIIDNTGKENGIDIVMPERTYHLIAESAEDASQWFSVLSQVHISTEQEIREMHDEQANPQNAVGTLDVGMIDSVCASDNPERPNSFVMITADRVLHCNADTPEEMHHWITLLQRSKGDTRVDGQEFIIRGWLHKEMKNSTKVSLKLKKRWFLLTHNSLDYYKSSERNALKLGTLVLNSLCSVVQPDEKVFKETGYWNVIVYGRKHSYRLYCKLLTEATRWANSIQNVIDTKAPIDTPTQQLIQDIRENCLNSEVVEQIYKRNPILRFSHHPLHSPLLPLPYGDIHLTTPRSRSYTTLQDEALKVFSSLQHLEGVADPVPIIQGILQTGQELKPLRDELYCQLVKQTTRPPQPGSPGNLCNWKILACMSCTFVPTRSILRYLKFHLKRTRELFPCSEMDRYAAFTLDSLRKTRARENVPSQEEIRCIVARQDMSTTVHCHGGGSCKITINSHTTAGEVVEKLIRGLAMEDSRNMFALFEHNDTTEKAIESRTVVADVLAKFEKLSASADECSTGWKFYFKLYCFLDTDSVPKDSVEFAFMFEQAHEAVIRGQYPAPEETLQFLAALRLQYLLGDQNSQSTIPEMSQVFPMSRLRARVQNSAKTFAPGTGSVADRSGTVERKRSSFLEGTLRRSFRSGSLSRQKLEEENSLEAWMREEAAAVRTSVMDKWKKLQGMNQEQAMVKYMALVKEWQGYGSTLFNVECRDGMFPSELWLGVSREAISVYKRGEPWPLEVFPYEQILSFGAPLPNTYKITVEGRELVFETQMVMDIAKLMKAYISMIVKKRYSNCQSVSSHGSHCSAW